AATTGCCTTACCTCTAATAAAACCCATAAATCCTGTTTCAGGGGTGTTTTCCGGAAAACACCCCTGAAACAGGATTTTCATTTTTTGGTAGATAACTTAGGAGGATAAGTGCGAAGGATCAAAAATCTGAACCCCGCCTGAGGAATAAGTTTACAGTGATATGAAGGTTAGGCTTGGCCTGAGGCTTACCTGAAATTTATAGCCTGGGTAGTTGCGTTTTGGGGCTGTTTTCGGCAAATCAAGCTGGAAACGTCTTTTCAAAAGATCTGGTTTCTAATACCTACTAACATTAAAGGAATTACCTTTTAATGCGTGGGCGCCATTTCCTTCGGTTCATTCACGGGTGCTACCAGCCTGAAGCCGTTGCCGTGCACGTTCACAATCTCCACGCGCGGGTCTCCCTTCAGGTACTTCCGGAGTTTGGTGACAAAGACATCCATGCTGCGGGCGGTAAAGTAGTTGTCTTCCTTCCAGATTTTGCTCAAAGCCGCCTCCCTGGGGAGCACGTCATTAAGGTACTGGCAGAGCATAAGCAGCAGCTCAGATTCCTTGGGCGATAGTTTCTGGTCCTGGTCACCCAGGGTGATATGGCGGGTCTTGGGGTTGAACACGTAATTGCCCAGGTGGTATTCCGGGGCCTCTGGTTTGTCTGCGGTGGTTTGGGCGGCCTTACGGTGCAAGATGGCCTTCAGCTTGTATAGCAGAATCTCTGAGTCAAAGGGTTTGGTGATATAGTCATCGGCGCCAATCCGGTATCCTTCCAGCATGTCGGCCTTCATGGCTTTGGCGGTAAGGAAAATAACGGGCATGTCAGGATCTATTTTCTTGATATCCGCCGCCAGTGAAAACCCGTCCTTAAGCGGCATCATCACGTCCAGGATACAGACATCAAACGGCGCTTTCTGGAACATCTTCAGGCCTTGCACGCCATCAGTACACAGCGTTACGTCATAGTCATGTAGTTCAAGATAGTCTTTTAAAACCATCCCGAAATTTGGGTCGTCTTCTACCAGTAGAAGGCGCGTATTGGATTGTGAACTCATGGTTTTAATTTGTTACAAGGTGAGGTTTAAGCGGTTGTGTTGTGTTGGTCATGGAAGCCACAGCGTGAACTTGCTGCCTTTGCCAAGCTCACT
This Rufibacter radiotolerans DNA region includes the following protein-coding sequences:
- a CDS encoding response regulator transcription factor, whose translation is MSSQSNTRLLLVEDDPNFGMVLKDYLELHDYDVTLCTDGVQGLKMFQKAPFDVCILDVMMPLKDGFSLAADIKKIDPDMPVIFLTAKAMKADMLEGYRIGADDYITKPFDSEILLYKLKAILHRKAAQTTADKPEAPEYHLGNYVFNPKTRHITLGDQDQKLSPKESELLLMLCQYLNDVLPREAALSKIWKEDNYFTARSMDVFVTKLRKYLKGDPRVEIVNVHGNGFRLVAPVNEPKEMAPTH